GCTGGCGCGGTTTCGCAGCCACTGGCAGCCGCTGGCCGAGCAGGCTGAGGCCCAGGGCTGGAGCCCGGGCCAGTTCCTCTACGCCCTCTGCGAGCAGGAGCTGGAACAGCGGCAGACCGCCCGTCAGCAGCGGCTGCTGCGCGGTGCCCATCTCCCCTGGCAGAAGGGCCTCGACGGCTTTGACCACCAGCACCTCGATCCCCGCCAGTGGCAGGAGCTCCAGAGCCTGGCGCGGCAGACCACCTGGCTGCTGCAGGCGGAAAACCTGCTGCTGTTCGGTCCCAGCGGGGTGGGCAAGACCCACCTGGCCATTGCCATCACGATGGCGATGGTGGCGCAGGACCAGGTCTGCCGCTTCTTCCCCGCCACCACGCTGGTGCAGCTGCTGCAGAAGGCCAAGGCGGCCTACGACCTGCCGGCGATGCTGCAGAAGCTCGATCGCTACGCCCTGCTGGTGATCGACGACATCTCCTACGTGCGGCGCAGCGAGCTGGAGACCTCGGTGCTGTTCGAGCTGATCTGCCACCGCTACGAGCGCAAATCACTGCTGGTGACCAGCAACCAGCCCTTCCGCGAGTGGGACGACATCTTCCCCAGCGGCTCCATGACCGTGGCAGCGGTGGACCGGCTGGTGCACCACTGCCACATCATCGGCATCAAGGGCGAGAGCTACCGGCAGAAGGCAGCTGCTGCAAGGGTTTCCAGCGATTCCAGCGACCCGCCAACGTAATTGACGCGGGCGTCAGCACCGGCACGATCACCGGCATCAGCGGCCCAGACGTCCAAGACCAGGGCGGCGACGCGACAACTGGCCCACCTGTCGAGGCAATCTCCCCGCGCAACCAACCAGATTGACGCGCCGCGACATGCCTGGTCACGATCCAGTCCTCATCGGCAGTTCAGGCCTGCAGCAGGGGCAAAACCGGTGCCGCTCACCGGTCAACCTGATTGACGCCACCCTTCAACCTGATTGACACGGGACAGCGGCCATCAGCTGTGGCATCGAACTGGAAGTCCATGGCCCACACCTGGTGGGGATGCTCAGCCCGGTGACGCCGCACCGAGCCGTCAGCGGGCCGTGCCCGCTTTCGCTTTCTGGGTGTCGGCCGCTGCAGGCCTTCCTCCCGCCAGAGTCGTTGCACGCGCTTGTGATTGATGGTCCAGCCCTCCCGCCTGAGCAGCCGGTAGGCCATCCGGCGGCCCCAGCGGATGTGCTCCGCTGCGATTTCGCGGAGGCGATGGCGGAGCTTGGCCTCTTCAATGCCGACAACCTTGCCGGGATTTCGTTGGGTGCTCCGGTGCTGCCCCACAACACGGCAGGCCAGGCGTTCAGAGGCCCGGTAACGCTCACGCAGAACCGCGACGGCTCTGCGACGGCGTTCCGGGCTCAGAAGTTTCCCTCGGCGAGATCCTTGAGCATCGCCTTTTCCAGCTCGGCTTCTGCCAACAGCTTCTACTCCTGCGGAGAAGCCTTCGGCTAGAGCCGGGCGTTCTCCTTCTCCAGCTGCGTCAGCCGGCGGGCCTCCTCGGCCTGCATCCCGCCGTACTGCTGCTTCCAGCGGTGATAGGTCGGCTGTGTCACCTCGATGACGCGGCAGACATCGGCGACGGTCTTGCCCTGGGCGATCAGCTGTTCGGCGGTCTTGAGCTTGCG
This portion of the Cyanobium sp. NIES-981 genome encodes:
- a CDS encoding IS3 family transposase; its protein translation is MGQHRSTQRNPGKVVGIEEAKLRHRLREIAAEHIRWGRRMAYRLLRREGWTINHKRVQRLWREEGLQRPTPRKRKRARPADGSVRRHRAEHPHQVWAMDFQFDATADGRCPVSIRLKGGVNQVDR
- a CDS encoding transposase; protein product: MKRTRHTAEQIIRKLKTAEQLIAQGKTVADVCRVIEVTQPTYHRWKQQYGGMQAEEARRLTQLEKENARL
- the istB gene encoding IS21-like element helper ATPase IstB, encoding MEAALPLLLKQLKLARFRSHWQPLAEQAEAQGWSPGQFLYALCEQELEQRQTARQQRLLRGAHLPWQKGLDGFDHQHLDPRQWQELQSLARQTTWLLQAENLLLFGPSGVGKTHLAIAITMAMVAQDQVCRFFPATTLVQLLQKAKAAYDLPAMLQKLDRYALLVIDDISYVRRSELETSVLFELICHRYERKSLLVTSNQPFREWDDIFPSGSMTVAAVDRLVHHCHIIGIKGESYRQKAAAARVSSDSSDPPT